A DNA window from Vigna angularis cultivar LongXiaoDou No.4 chromosome 1, ASM1680809v1, whole genome shotgun sequence contains the following coding sequences:
- the LOC108319485 gene encoding probable 1-deoxy-D-xylulose-5-phosphate synthase, chloroplastic produces MDLYALSSYPSFLTRTPPSDSRTSLPLPSHSQRGLHFPPHSQRAHRLTQTKKRSSGVYASMSESGEYYSQRPPTPLLDTINYPVHMKNLSTKELKQLADELRSDVIFSVSRTGGHLGSSLGVVELTVALHYVFNAPKDKILWDVGHQSYPHKILTGRRDKMHTMRQTNGLSGFTKRSESEYDCFGTGHSSTTISAGLGMAVGRDLKGRKNNVVAVIGDGAMTAGQAYEAMNNAGYLDSDMIVILNDNKQVSLPTATLDGPIPPVGALSSALSRLQSNRPLRELREVAKGVTKRIGGPMHELAAKVDEYARGMISGSGSTLFEELGLYYIGPVDGHNIDDLVSILNEVKSTKTTGPVLIHVITEKGRGYPYAEKAADKYHGVTKFDPPTGKQFKSKATTQSYTTYFAEALIAEAEADKDVVAIHAAMGGGTGMNIFHRRFPSRCFDVGIAEQHAVTFAAGLACEGLKPFCAIYSSFLQRAYDQVVHDVDLQKLPVRFAMDRAGLVGADGPTHCGSFDVTFMACLPNMVVMAPSDEAELFHMVATAAAIDDRPSCFRYPRGNGIGAELPTGNKGTPLEIGKGRILIEGERVALLGYGSAVQNCLAAASLVERHGLRLTVADARFCKPLDCSLIRSLAKSHEVLITVEEGSIGGFGSHVAQFLALDGLLDGKLKWRPIVLPDRYIDHGSPADQLFSAGLTPSHIAATVFNILGQTREALEVTS; encoded by the exons ATGGATCTCTACGCGCTCTCTTCCTACCCTTCTTTTCTAACCCGAACCCCGCCTTCTGATTCTCGTACTTCACTTCCTCTTCCTTCTCACTCTCAACGGGGCCTCCATTTCCCTCCTCACTCTCAACGCGCCCACAGGCTCACCCAG ACGAAGAAAAGATCAAGTGGGGTTTATGCATCAATGTCAGAGAGTGGGGAGTATTATTCCCAGAGACCGCCAACTCCTCTTCTCGACACCATAAACTATCCAGTTCATATGAAAAATCTTTCTACAAAG GAACTGAAGCAACTGGCGGATGAACTGCGTTCTGATGTTATTTTCAGTGTTTCTAGAACTGGGGGGCATTTGGGCTCAAGCCTTGGTGTGGTGGAACTCACTGTTGCCCTCCACTATGTCTTCAATGCCCCTAAGGATAAGATATTGTGGGACGTTGGTCACCAG TCTTACCCACATAAAATACTCACTGGTAGGAGGGACAAGATGCATACCATGAGACAGACAAATGGGTTATCTGGGTTCACCAAGCGTTCTGAGAGTGAATATGATTGTTTTGGCACTGGTCACAGCTCAACCACTATTTCAGCGGGACTTG GAATGGCTGTTGGGAGAGATCTGAAGGGAAGAAAGAATAACGTGGTTGCTGTTATTGGTGATGGTGCCATGACAGCAGGGCAAGCATATGAAGCCATGAACAATGCTGGATATCTTGATTCTGACATGATTGTTATTCTTAACGACAACAAACAGGTCTCTTTGCCCACTGCTACTCTTGATGGACCCATTCCACCTGTAGGAGCCTTGAGCAGTGCTCTCAGTAGATTACAATCAAATAGGCCTCTAAGAGAATTGAGAGAGGTCGCCAAG GGTGTTACTAAACGAATTGGCGGTCCTATGCATGAATTGGCTGCAAAAGTTGACGAGTATGCTCGTGGCATGATCAGTGGTTCTGGATCAACACTCTTTGAAGAGCTTGGACTCTACTATATTGGACCTGTTGATGGTCATAACATAGATGATCTTGTTTCCATTCTTAATGAAGTGAAAAGTACCAAAACAACTGGTCCTGTACTGATCCATGTTATCACTGAAAAAGGCCGCGGATACCCATACGCAGAAAAGGCAGCAGACAAGTACCATG GAGTTACCAAGTTTGACCCACCAACCGGGAAGCAATTCAAATCCAAGGCTACAACTCAGTCTTACACCACATACTTTGCAGAGGCCTTGATTGCAGAAGCCGAAGCTGACAAAGACGTTGTTGCAATCCATGCTGCCATGGGCGGTGGAACTGGAATGAATATCTTCCATCGCCGTTTCCCATCAAGATGCTTTGACGTGGGGATAGCAGAACAGCATGCTGTTACATTTGCTGCGGGTTTGGCTTGTGAAGGTCTTAAGCCTTTCTGTGCGATTTACTCATCATTCTTGCAGAGGGCATATGACCAG GTGGTGCATGATGTTGACTTACAGAAGCTGCCTGTAAGATTTGCAATGGACAGAGCTGGATTGGTTGGAGCAGATGGTCCCACACACTGTGGTTCCTTTGATGTCACTTTTATGGCATGCCTCCCTAACATGGTGGTCATGGCTCCTTCTGACGAAGCCGAACTTTTCCACATGGTTGCCACTGCAGCAGCCATCGATGACAGGCCCAGTTGTTTCCGATACCCAAGGGGAAATGGCATTGGTGCTGAACTACCAACCGGAAATAAAGGAACTCCTCTTGAG ATTGGGAAAGGAAGGATACTGATAGAAGGGGAAAGAGTGGCTCTTTTGGGCTATGGATCGGCTGTTCAAAACTGTTTGGCTGCAGCTTCTTTAGTGGAACGTCATGGCTTGCGCTTAACAGTTGCTGATGCACGCTTCTGTAAGCCACTGGATTGTTCACTGATTCGCAGCCTGGCAAAATCACACGAGGTTTTGATCACAGTAGAAGAAGGATCTATTGGAGGATTTGGTTCTCACGTTGCTCAGTTCCTGGCCCTTGATGGCCTTCTGGATGGAAAATTGAAG TGGAGGCCAATAGTCCTTCCGGATCGCTATATTGACCATGGATCACCTGCTGACCAATTGTTTTCGGCCGGTCTTACACCATCTCACATAGCAGCAACAGTGTTCAATATACTTGGACAAACAAGAGAAGCACTAGAGGTCACctcataa
- the LOC108319496 gene encoding heavy metal-associated isoprenylated plant protein 19 has protein sequence MGKNKKIEQKKLITVEYKVWMYCNECERIVAKTMIKCKGVEKFITNMNKNLVVVTGRIDPIKVKKKLKKKTGKRVEIVRNEDEEEAKDESHESDKQLVVMYQFALENDCCIETEATMILSDENPHACALM, from the exons ATGGGCAAGAACAAAAAGATTGAACAAAAGAAACTAATAACAGTAGAATACAAGGTCTGGATGTACTGCAACGAGTGTGAAAGAATCGTTGCCAAAACCATGATCAAGTGTAAAG GAGTCGAAAAGTTCATCACCAACATGAACAAAAACCTGGTGGTGGTAACAGGTCGGATTGATCCaattaaagtaaagaaaaaacttaAGAAGAAAACGGGAAAGAGAGTGGAGATTGTGCGTAACGAGGATGAAGAAGAGGCAAAAGATGAATCACATGAATCTGATAAACAACTTGTCGTAATGTATCAGTTCGCGCTCGAAAATGATTGTTGCATAGAGACCGAAGCCACGATGATATTGAGTGATGAGAATCCACATGCATGTGCACTAATGTAA
- the LOC108339057 gene encoding uncharacterized protein LOC108339057 has translation MVEIVEIESLFNYAMKGQWREVLEAYKNNPRALEAKVTKAEDTVLHIAVYVDQTNFLTTLLDNINQNVSLAILNIPNSKGNTPLHLAAELGNVDICNTIAKRYPNLIFCQNFEGETPLYLAAIHGSKDAFFCLHSHLQNKHDYSPCIKTNGHTILHSTISNEYFGLALQIIRLYPNLADAVNRDGYSPLHILAMKPNCFRSSTWMEFMDRVIYNCLLVDELKEETEEDQSSKKGDTQILYPTNYKTCFSFLYLFKNAAKVITIGRKDSKAGSDDDNDEENLQRSTNTKFVQEGAQKEKKLHRFPQNWEVLIRFLIIMMKAILILFGVGSSWIDKIQRRKEKHMWAKKVMDELIERASLYKYDYTENNSLVLRRDSDIENKDNEKKKGIAEKRKRVSPILIAAKMGVNEMIEKILDTFPVAIHDVDSENKNVVLLAIENRQPRVYKMLTKRNLVKESAFRHIDNQGNSALHLAATYKEHRPWRVPGAAMQMQWEYKWYKLVKNSMPPNFYARYNNKGQTAKQVFINSHEMLVKEGRKWLSKTSDSCTLVAALVATVAFTTSTAIPGGANDDTGEPVLNGQPGFKVFALASLVALCSSVTALVLFLSILTSRFQEKDVAMHLPKKLLLGMTSLWTSIASILVSFCAGHYFIIEDGMKSSVYLIYGITCLPVSFFVLVQLPLYLDLTLGIFRKVPQRVYKVFSH, from the exons ATGGTGGAGATAGTTGAGATTGAAAGTTTGTTTAATTATGCAATGAAAGGGCAATGGAGAGAAGTGTTGGAAGCGTACAAGAACAACCCTAGAGCACTGGAAGCGAAAGTCACAAAAGCAGAAGACACTGTGTTACACATAGCCGTGTACGTGGATCAAACCAATTTCTTGACGACCCTTCTTGACAACATTAACCAAAATGTTTCTCTTGCTATCCTCAACATACCAAATTCAAAGGGAAACACTCCTTTGCATCTGGCGGCAGAGCTTGGGAATGTGGACATTTGCAACACCATAGCCAAAAGATACCCCAACCTCATTTTCTGTCAAAATTTTGAAGGTGAGACCCCTCTTTACTTGGCAGCAATTCACGGTTCCAAAGATGCATTTTTCTGTCTCCATTCTCACCTACAAAACAAACATGATTACTCGCCATGTATTAAGACCAACGGGCACACAATACTTCACTCTACCATCTCCAATGAATACTTCG GTTTGGCACTTCAGATAATTCGATTGTATCCAAATCTTGCTGATGCTGTCAACCGGGATGGATATTCTCCTCTTCATATTCTTGCTATGAAGCCTAATTGTTTCCGAAGCAGCACATGGATGGAGTTCATGGATCGTGTGATCTATAATT GTTTGCTTGTTGATGAGCTGAAGGAAGAGACAGAAGAGGACCAAAGTAGTAAGAAAGGAGACACACAGATTTTGTATCCAACGAACTACAAAACATGCTTCAGCttcttatatttgtttaagAATGCTGCAAAAGTTATAA CAATAGGCAGAAAGGATAGTAAAGCTGGAtctgatgatgataatgatgaaGAGAATCTGCAAAGATCAACCAATACCAAATTTG TGCAAGAAGGAGcacagaaagaaaagaaactacACCGATTTCCTCAAAATTGGGAAGTGTTAATCCGATTTCTAATCATTATGATGAAGGCCATTCTAATACTTTTTGGTGTGG GATCATCTTGGATAGACAAAATCCAAAGAAGGAAGGAGAAACACATGTGGGCTAAGAAAGTGATGGATGAATTGATTGAGAGAGCTTCTTTGTACAAGTATGACTACACTGAAAACAATTCCCTTGTTCTTCGGCGTGACAGTGATATTGAAAACAAAGATaatgagaagaaaaaaggaattgctgagaaaaggaaaagggtATCACCAATTTTAATTGCTGCAAAGATGGGAGTGAACGAAATGATAGAAAAGATCCTAGATACCTTCCCTGTGGCCATCCATGATGTTGATTCTGAAAACAAGAATGTCGTTCTTTTAGCCATAGAGAACAGACAACCTCGTGTGTACAAGATGCTCACAAAGAGGAATCTGGTAAAGGAAAGTGCATTTCGTCACATAGACAACCAAGGTAACAGTGCATTACACCTTGCTGCGACGTATAAGGAACATAGGCCTTGGCGTGTCCCTGGTGCTGCCATGCAGATGCAGTGGGAATATAAGTGGTACAAG CTTGTTAAGAATTCTATGCCACCAAATTTCTACGCACGTTACAACAACAAGGGACAAACGGCTAAACAGGTTTTCATCAACAGTCACGAAATGCTTGTGAAAGAGGGAAGGAAATGGCTGTCGAAAACCTCAGACTCATGCACACTAGTTGCAGCACTTGTTGCAACGGTTGCGTTCACAACCTCAACAGCAATACCAGGGGGTGCGAATGATGATACTGGTGAGCCAGTGTTGAATGGACAACCAGGTTTCAAGGTGTTTGCTTTGGCATCACTTGTGGCACTGTGTTCCTCGGTGACAGCCCttgttttgtttctttcgaTACTGACATCTCGGTTCCAAGAAAAGGATGTTGCGATGCACTTGCCCAAAAAGCTTCTCCTGGGAATGACTTCTCTCTGGACATCTATAGCATCGATATTGGTTTCGTTCTGTGCAGGACACTACTTTATCATTGAAGATGGAATGAAATCTTCAGTTTATCTCATCTATGGTATCACATGTTTGCCAGTATCATTTTTTGTGTTGGTTCAACTCCCTCTTTACTTGGATCTCACGTTGGGCATATTTCGGAAGGTTCCTCAACGCGTTTATAAGGTCTTTTCtcattaa
- the LOC108321430 gene encoding uncharacterized protein LOC108321430 translates to MDCNKEEALRAKNIAEKKMENRDFAGARKIALKAQQLYPDLENIAQMLVVCDVHCCAENKLYGNEIDWYEILQVEQTAVDALIKKQYRKFALLLHPDKNKFAGAEAAFKLIGEAQRVLLDREKRIVFDMKRRVPKNKPATSHFNTTAGRNVRSNFTSSTSQQQQQQQNGARDTFWTVCPFCSVKYQYYKEILKKSLRCQQCNRPFVAYEVEKQGTPSPATNSTQQASDQQKGGLNHGAFKVGAESQSNSHAKKSNIGSSPASNSTQQASDQQKGGLNHGAFKVGAGSQSNSHAEKSNMGSSDKKLPASVSRKHNGKRKKKQVAESSESSVPLIHSDSEEDGVAGKDGYSKVENHSTTREGHLRRSTRKRHQVSYKENLNSTDDGEKSKMNDPNDLPAAHKEVNQKKHLYSGRNEETNTFKGKDVVGGAKQLDETSEHSPNSTSKVSNQPNVYAFLDAEFSDFDKDKRKECFAAGQIWAVYDSAEGMPRFYALIRKVLSPGFKLRLTWFESHPDWKDEMNWVNEELPVACGKYKLGDTDVTEDHLMFSHLVLCEKISRTTFKVYPRKGETWALFKNWDIKWYMDAKSHQLYEYEFVEILTDYVEDEGVYVVYLTKLKGFVSIFLQNIKESKKSFQIPPRELFKFSHRVPSFKMTGEERAGVPSGSYELDPGALPAHFEEKVGDGSSGCENTGTSDRSESLMSEGGRSTPEVNGSNDWCASLVLETIEIPDTHFFNFDAGRSLEKFQIGQIWAFYSDEDGLPKYYGRINKIVTSPDLELHVSWLTCYWLPENTTEWEDKDMGVLISCGRYNFNKTDEFFSIFNTTSCVSHQVHAESVGKNTNTKYAIFPRKGEVWALYRKWTNKMKCSELKNWEYDIVEVIEETDLFIIVLVLEFVSGFNSVFRGKSNERSSGKLRIPRKELLRFSHQIPAFKLTEEHGNLRDFWELDPGALPTHYFGLR, encoded by the coding sequence ATGGACTGCAATAAAGAAGAGGCCTTAAGGGCCAAGAACATTGCTGAAAAGAAGATGGAAAACAGGGATTTTGCAGGGGCTCGTAAAATTGCTCTTAAGGCTCAGCAGCTGTACCCTGATCTGGAAAATATTGCTCAAATGCTTGTTGTCTGTGATGTGCACTGCTGTGCTGAGAATAAATTGTATGGTAATGAAATAGATTGGTATGAAATTCTTCAGGTTGAACAGACAGCTGTTGATGCACTAATTAAGAAGCAATATAGAAAGTTTGCCCTCCTACTCCATCCTGACAAAAACAAGTTTGCTGGTGCTGAAGCCGCATTTAAGCTGATTGGGGAAGCTCAAAGAGTACTTCTGGACAGAGAAAAACGTATTGTTTTTGACATGAAGCGTAGAGTTCCGAAGAACAAACCTGCTACATCACATTTTAATACTACTGCAGGGAGGAATGTTAGGTCTAATTTTACAAGCTCAACTTctcagcagcagcagcagcagcaaaaTGGTGCACGAGATACATTTTGGACAGTCTGCCCATTTTGTTCTGTTAAGTATCAATATTACaaagaaattttaaagaaatctcTTCGCTGTCAACAATGTAACAGGCCCTTTGTTGCATATGAAGTGGAAAAACAAGGTACACCATCTCCTGCAACTAATTCAACTCAGCAAGCTTCTGACCAGCAGAAAGGTGGTTTGAATCATGGTGCTTTCAAGGTAGGTGCTGAATCTCAAAGCAATTCACATGCTAAGAAATCCAATATAGGGTCATCTCCGGCATCTAATTCAACCCAGCAAGCTTCTGACCAGCAGAAAGGTGGTTTGAATCATGGTGCTTTCAAGGTAGGTGCTGGATCTCAAAGCAATTCACATGCTGAGAAGTCCAATATGGGGTCATCTGATAAAAAGTTACCTGCTAGTGTTTCTCGAAAACATaatggaaagagaaaaaagaagcaGGTGGCAGAATCCAGTGAAAGTTCTGTTCCTTTGATCCACAGTGATTCTGAAGAAGATGGAGTTGCTGGAAAGGATGGTTATTCCAAAGTAGAAAACCATTCAACTACTAGAGAAGGGCATCTACGCAGATCTACCCGGAAAAGGCATCAGGTTTCCTACAAGGAGAATTTGAACAGCACTGATGATGGtgagaaaagtaaaatgaatgACCCTAATGATTTACCTGCTGCGCACAAAGAAGTAAATCAGAAAAAGCACCTGTATTCAGGAAGAAATGAGGAAACTAACACATTTAAGGGAAAAGATGTGGTGGGAGGGGCAAAGCAGTTGGATGAAACCTCAGAGCATTCTCCAAATTCAACCTCTAAAGTATCAAATCAACCAAATGTTTATGCCTTCCTTGATGCAGAGTTCAGTGATTTTGACAAGGACAAGAGAAAAGAATGTTTTGCTGCTGGGCAGATTTGGGCTGTTTATGACTCAGCAGAAGGTATGCCTAGATTCTATGCTTTAATCAGGAAAGTTCTATCTCCTGGATTCAAACTGCGGTTAACATGGTTCGAATCACATCCAGACTGGAAGGATGAAATGAACTGGGTGAACGAGGAATTGCCTGTTGCGTGTGGGAAATATAAACTTGGTGACACTGATGTCACGGAAGATCATCTGATGTTCTCTCATCTGGTTTTGTGTGAAAAAATTAGCCGCACTACTTTTAAAGTGTATCCTAGAAAGGGAGAAACTTGGGCCCTTTTTAAAAATTGGGATATTAAATGGTACATGGATGCGAAATCTCACCAGCTGTATGAATATGAGTTTGTTGAAATCTTGACAGATTATGTTGAAGATGAGGGTGTATATGTTGTCTACTTGACTAAGTTGAAAGGTTTTGTAAGTATCTTCCTTCAAAATATAAAGGAATctaaaaaatcatttcaaattccACCACGGGAGTTATTTAAATTCTCTCACAGGGTTCCATCTTTCAAAATGACTGGTGAGGAAAGGGCTGGTGTACCCTCAGGATCTTATGAACTTGATCCTGGAGCTTTGCCAGCACATTTTGAAGAGAAGGTTGGTGACGGCTCATCTGGCTGTGAGAATACAGGCACTTCAGATAGATCAGAATCCCTGATGTCTGAGGGAGGTAGGTCCACTCCCGAGGTTAATGGCAGCAATGATTGGTGTGCTTCTCTGGTACTAGAAACAATTGAAATTCCAGATActcatttctttaattttgacGCCGGGAGATCCCTTGAGAAGTTTCAGATTGGTCAAATTTGGGCATTTTACAGTGACGAGGATGGATTGCCAAAATATTACGGTCGCATTAATAAGATTGTGACTAGTCCTGATCTTGAATTGCATGTTTCCTGGCTTACTTGCTACTGGCTACCAGAGAACACCACTGAATGGGAGGACAAAGATATGGGTGTGCTTATTTCATGCGGTCgatataactttaataaaacagatgaatttttcagtatttttaaTACAACCTCTTGTGTTTCACATCAAGTGCATGCTGAATCTGTTGGAAAgaatacaaatacaaaatatgCGATCTTTCCGAGGAAAGGTGAAGTTTGGGCGTTATATAGAAAATGGACAAATAAAATGAAGTGTTCTGAGTTGAAAAATTGGGAGTATGACATAGTGGAAGTTATCGAAGAAACTGATTTGTTCATTATTGTCTTAGTTCTGGAGTTTGTCAGTGGGTTTAATTCCGTTTTCAGAGGCAAATCAAATGAAAGATCATCTGGCAAGCTGAGAATACCAAGAAAAGAGTTGCTTAGGTTCTCCCACCAAATCCCAGCTTTCAAACTGACAGAAGAGCATGGCAATCTCAGAGATTTCTGGGAACTTGATCCCGGTGCTCTACCAACACACTATTTTGGCTTGAGATGA